The following are encoded in a window of Nakamurella sp. A5-74 genomic DNA:
- a CDS encoding HAD family hydrolase, producing MSDTMVVTDLDRTLIYSNSAMDVRVPDADAPTLVTAEFHEGKPLSFLTLAAAQLIWRLPADVLVPATTRTVKQYRRISLPRPPGRYAVTSNGGTILIDGRPDIRWTAQVRRDIAAAADGAEILGRLMPLTEQGWVRSVRSADELFYYLVCERADGYPDGFIDELAEWCAAREWRISVQGRKVYTLPVHLKKSAAVQRVRELAGTCRLLAAGDGALDADVLEMADAAIRPRHGELWEQGWQHPGVTLTDSSGILAGEEMVRWYAAELGVS from the coding sequence ATGAGCGACACGATGGTGGTGACCGACCTCGACCGCACGCTGATCTACTCGAACTCAGCCATGGACGTGCGGGTGCCGGACGCCGATGCCCCCACGCTGGTCACCGCGGAGTTCCACGAGGGCAAGCCGCTGTCGTTCCTGACTCTCGCTGCGGCGCAACTGATCTGGCGGTTGCCGGCCGACGTCCTGGTTCCGGCGACCACCCGGACCGTCAAGCAGTACCGGCGGATCTCCCTCCCCCGACCGCCCGGGCGGTACGCAGTCACCAGCAACGGCGGGACGATCCTCATCGACGGTCGACCCGACATCCGATGGACGGCCCAGGTGCGTCGCGACATCGCTGCGGCCGCCGACGGGGCGGAGATCCTGGGCCGGTTGATGCCGCTCACCGAGCAGGGCTGGGTGCGATCGGTGCGATCGGCGGACGAGTTGTTCTACTACCTGGTCTGCGAACGGGCGGACGGCTACCCGGACGGCTTCATCGACGAACTCGCAGAGTGGTGCGCGGCCCGCGAATGGCGGATCTCGGTGCAGGGCCGCAAGGTCTACACGCTGCCGGTGCACCTGAAGAAATCCGCTGCGGTGCAGCGTGTTCGGGAGCTGGCGGGCACTTGTCGGCTGCTCGCGGCCGGCGATGGAGCGCTCGACGCCGACGTCCTGGAGATGGCCGACGCCGCCATCCGGCCCCGGCACGGTGAGCTGTGGGAGCAGGGCTGGCAACACCCCGGCGTCACCCTCACCGACTCGAGCGGCATCCTGGCCGGCGAGGAGATGGTCCGCTGGTACGCCGCGGAGTTGGGCGTCTCCTGA
- a CDS encoding phosphatidylcholine/phosphatidylserine synthase — protein sequence MRALAAPPGIKFLPNAITVLALCAGLTSVNFALRERWFLAVVMIATAAVLDSLDGPAARLLDASSRIGAELDSLSDCVSFGIAPALVMFLWALDDNPLGWAFCLVYAVCTTLRLARFNSALDDEAPPAWSKLFFTGIPSPAGALLALQPLSLDVRLGHPDRPEGDFWWTNSWVIGIWLVLIGILMVSKVPSIALKNVFIPARLILPSLILLVIAVTAAFYEPQIMFALGLFVYVAHLPYAAWKRRHLREHPELFEDPTRRRARARARRNNRMRPRIPGKVRVAGRYRDGRPLPRAARPRPVADQPDRPRPLGRRRLR from the coding sequence ATGAGAGCCCTGGCGGCGCCGCCCGGGATCAAGTTCCTGCCGAACGCGATCACGGTGCTCGCGCTGTGCGCCGGGCTCACATCGGTCAATTTCGCCCTCCGCGAGCGATGGTTCCTGGCCGTCGTCATGATCGCCACCGCGGCGGTGCTGGATTCGCTGGACGGACCTGCTGCCCGGTTGCTGGATGCCTCCAGCCGGATCGGCGCCGAACTGGATTCCCTGTCGGACTGTGTGAGCTTCGGGATCGCGCCGGCCTTGGTGATGTTCCTGTGGGCGCTGGACGACAATCCGCTGGGCTGGGCGTTCTGTCTGGTCTACGCCGTGTGCACGACGCTGCGTCTGGCGCGGTTCAACTCGGCGTTGGACGACGAAGCTCCGCCGGCCTGGTCCAAGCTGTTCTTCACCGGAATCCCGTCACCGGCCGGCGCGCTGCTCGCGCTGCAACCGCTGAGCCTGGACGTCCGCCTCGGCCATCCGGATCGACCCGAGGGTGATTTCTGGTGGACCAACTCGTGGGTGATCGGGATCTGGCTGGTGCTGATAGGGATCCTCATGGTGTCGAAGGTGCCGTCGATCGCGCTGAAGAACGTCTTCATCCCGGCAAGGTTGATCCTTCCCTCGCTGATCCTGCTGGTGATCGCCGTAACGGCGGCGTTCTACGAGCCGCAGATCATGTTCGCGCTCGGGTTGTTCGTCTACGTGGCGCACCTGCCGTACGCCGCCTGGAAACGGCGCCACCTGCGGGAACACCCCGAACTGTTCGAGGACCCCACACGTCGCCGCGCCCGGGCACGAGCTCGTCGCAACAATCGCATGCGGCCGCGGATCCCGGGCAAGGTGCGCGTGGCCGGCCGCTACCGCGACGGGCGGCCGCTGCCCCGCGCCGCCCGGCCCCGACCGGTGGCCGACCAGCCGGACCGCCCGCGGCCGCTGGGACGTCGGCGCTTGCGCTGA
- a CDS encoding S66 peptidase family protein — MAPEFLPVPTVRPGDRIAVVSPSFAAPGVAPAVHEQAMRRLEEVFGLVPIEYPTTRQVGASARDRAADLNAAFADPSIRAVLSTIGGEDQITVVPHLDAALVRADPKPFIGYSDNTNILNWLWGNGIAGFYGGSTQVQLGPGPGLDPCHEASLRAALLTGERLQIADPGESEDIGKDWADPAALTEFGDRELTEPWTWAGPTRSVTGRTWGGCIEVLQWILTAGRFPPDPAVLAGGVLLLETSEELIAAREFGWILRSLGERGLLAAVGAVVVARPPTSSFEVVRSSAERAAHRAEQRDVAVDIIGRYHPEAVVCVGVPFGHTRPQWVLPHGGTMTVDGARQEIWADYR, encoded by the coding sequence ATGGCCCCAGAGTTTTTGCCGGTTCCCACCGTCCGCCCCGGCGATCGGATCGCCGTCGTGTCGCCGTCCTTCGCCGCTCCCGGCGTCGCACCGGCGGTGCACGAGCAGGCGATGCGGCGCCTCGAGGAAGTCTTCGGCCTCGTCCCGATCGAGTACCCGACCACCCGCCAGGTGGGTGCGAGTGCCCGGGACCGGGCTGCGGACCTCAATGCGGCGTTCGCCGACCCGTCCATCCGAGCGGTGCTGTCGACGATCGGCGGGGAGGACCAGATCACCGTCGTCCCACACCTCGACGCTGCCCTGGTGCGGGCAGATCCCAAGCCGTTCATCGGCTACAGCGACAACACGAACATCCTGAACTGGTTGTGGGGCAACGGGATAGCAGGCTTCTACGGGGGTTCCACCCAGGTCCAGCTCGGCCCCGGCCCTGGGCTGGACCCGTGCCACGAGGCGTCGCTGCGGGCAGCGCTGCTGACCGGCGAGCGACTCCAGATCGCCGATCCAGGGGAATCGGAGGACATCGGCAAGGACTGGGCCGATCCCGCTGCGCTCACCGAGTTCGGCGATCGGGAGCTCACCGAGCCCTGGACCTGGGCCGGCCCGACCCGCTCCGTCACCGGACGAACCTGGGGCGGCTGCATCGAGGTGCTGCAGTGGATCCTCACCGCGGGCCGTTTCCCCCCGGATCCGGCGGTGCTGGCCGGCGGCGTGCTGCTCCTGGAGACGAGCGAGGAGTTGATCGCGGCCCGGGAGTTCGGCTGGATCCTGCGGTCGTTGGGCGAACGTGGGCTGCTGGCTGCTGTCGGCGCCGTAGTGGTCGCACGTCCACCGACATCGAGTTTCGAGGTGGTGCGATCCTCTGCGGAGCGCGCGGCGCATCGCGCAGAGCAACGCGACGTCGCGGTGGACATCATCGGCCGCTACCACCCGGAGGCGGTCGTCTGCGTCGGGGTGCCGTTCGGTCACACCCGTCCGCAGTGGGTGCTGCCCCACGGCGGGACGATGACGGTGGACGGTGCTCGGCAGGAGATCTGGGCCGACTACCGCTGA
- a CDS encoding DUF3263 domain-containing protein gives MTSPSAASPAAEDSSGGLSRRDRDILQFERQWWQYAGAKEQAVKDMFGLSPTRYYQVLNAIIDNPDALAHDPLLVRRLRRMRKSRQQARSMRRLGIDPEA, from the coding sequence ATGACGAGTCCTTCTGCAGCATCACCCGCAGCGGAGGACTCCTCCGGCGGCCTGTCCCGGCGAGACCGCGACATCCTGCAGTTCGAGCGCCAGTGGTGGCAGTATGCCGGCGCGAAGGAACAGGCCGTCAAGGACATGTTCGGGCTGTCACCGACGCGTTACTACCAGGTCCTCAACGCGATCATCGACAATCCTGATGCGCTGGCCCACGATCCGCTGCTGGTCCGTCGTCTTCGCCGGATGCGCAAGTCGCGCCAGCAGGCCCGTTCCATGCGGCGCCTGGGGATCGATCCCGAAGCCTGA
- a CDS encoding ATP-dependent DNA ligase yields MTHPDVRGRQLLVAELVRVLDAVTVTRSRTAKIAAIAELLAVCAIDELPVLIGLLLGKPRQGRLGIGYRSLQSAMPEPAAAPSLALIDVDAAFTALSATVGTGSGSTTRRAQILGELLARAPAVEQELITRVIVGEVRTGALQGLVTDAVARAFEAPVAQVRRAAMLSGHLAVVAIAAAHGDPLDTIGLVPGVPVLPMLAASAPSAAAAVEQIGGAVVEYKLDGARLQVHRVAGVVSAWTRSLADVTERVPELVELVSTFPGGDLILDGETLTLDESGAPRPFADTMSRFGARAAREASLQVQFFDVLHAGGRDLIDEPLRERRAVLEQIAGAAVVRSVPTTDPEAAEQTFREAIAAGHEGVIVKSIDAPYAAGRRGSDWIKVKPVHTYDLVVLAAEWGYGRRSGWLSNLHLGARDPDGRFGEPGGFVMLGKTFKGLTDEILRWQTEYFPQIETRRTAGTVFIEPTTVVEIAIDGVQRSSRYPGGVALRFARVKRYRVGDEGKPAAEADTIDTLRALLPEPPD; encoded by the coding sequence ATGACGCACCCCGACGTTCGCGGCCGGCAACTGCTGGTCGCCGAGCTGGTGCGCGTCCTGGACGCCGTCACCGTGACCCGTTCCCGGACCGCGAAGATCGCCGCCATCGCGGAGCTGCTCGCGGTCTGCGCGATCGACGAGCTCCCGGTGCTCATCGGGCTGTTGCTCGGAAAGCCGCGCCAGGGCCGACTCGGTATCGGCTATCGCTCGCTGCAGTCCGCCATGCCCGAGCCCGCCGCCGCCCCGAGCCTGGCGCTGATCGATGTGGACGCCGCCTTCACCGCGCTGTCGGCCACGGTCGGGACCGGGTCGGGGTCCACCACCCGGCGCGCTCAGATCCTGGGAGAGCTGCTGGCCAGGGCCCCGGCCGTCGAGCAGGAGCTGATCACCCGGGTGATCGTCGGCGAGGTGCGGACGGGCGCTCTGCAGGGATTGGTCACCGATGCGGTGGCCCGTGCGTTCGAGGCGCCGGTCGCGCAGGTCCGGCGGGCAGCGATGCTCAGCGGCCACCTGGCCGTGGTGGCGATCGCAGCTGCTCACGGCGATCCCCTGGACACGATCGGACTGGTGCCGGGGGTTCCGGTGCTCCCGATGCTCGCTGCTTCGGCGCCCAGCGCTGCGGCAGCGGTGGAGCAGATCGGTGGGGCAGTGGTCGAGTACAAACTTGACGGCGCGCGCTTGCAGGTGCATCGGGTGGCCGGCGTGGTCAGCGCCTGGACCCGCAGCCTGGCGGACGTCACCGAGCGGGTCCCGGAGCTGGTCGAGTTGGTGTCGACGTTCCCCGGCGGCGATCTCATCCTGGACGGGGAGACTCTCACCCTCGACGAATCCGGCGCGCCCCGTCCGTTCGCGGACACCATGAGTCGCTTCGGTGCTCGAGCGGCCCGGGAGGCCTCCCTGCAGGTGCAGTTCTTCGATGTCCTGCACGCGGGCGGACGCGACCTGATCGACGAGCCGTTGCGCGAGCGGCGTGCGGTGCTGGAGCAGATCGCCGGCGCGGCCGTGGTGCGCTCGGTGCCGACCACAGATCCGGAGGCGGCCGAGCAGACGTTCCGCGAGGCCATCGCCGCCGGGCACGAAGGGGTGATCGTCAAGTCGATCGACGCACCCTACGCGGCCGGCCGGCGTGGCTCCGACTGGATCAAGGTGAAGCCCGTGCACACCTACGACCTGGTGGTGCTGGCCGCCGAGTGGGGCTACGGCCGACGCTCCGGCTGGCTCTCGAACCTGCATCTGGGCGCCCGCGATCCGGACGGGCGATTTGGCGAGCCGGGTGGATTCGTCATGCTGGGCAAGACGTTCAAGGGATTGACCGACGAGATCCTCCGCTGGCAGACCGAGTACTTCCCGCAGATCGAGACCCGGCGCACCGCCGGCACCGTCTTCATCGAGCCGACCACCGTGGTGGAGATCGCGATCGATGGCGTCCAGCGCAGTTCCCGCTATCCGGGCGGTGTCGCGCTGCGGTTCGCGCGGGTCAAGCGCTACCGCGTCGGTGACGAGGGGAAGCCGGCGGCGGAGGCCGACACCATCGACACCCTGCGCGCGTTGTTGCCGGAGCCGCCCGACTGA
- a CDS encoding phosphatidylserine decarboxylase has product MARPDTSPTGPAATDPTTGTSLGHVLDLVRQAIPPIHRGGRPLVLGAAGITLLTRTLLRRVGLRRTGGVVGRFGLAGTAATALFFRAPARVAPATRNAVVAAADGLIALVDEAVPPIELGLEPGPRPRVSVFLSLLDVHVQRVPVEGVVTKIAYRPGTFLSADLDKASEDNERNSMLIAAPAGEVVVTQIAGLLARRIVCDLKPGAAAHLGSTYGLIRFGSRVDVYLPVGTEIVVRPGQRTIGGETLLAVLDGTPT; this is encoded by the coding sequence ATGGCCAGACCCGACACCTCGCCCACCGGCCCTGCTGCGACCGACCCGACCACCGGCACCTCACTCGGACACGTGCTCGACCTCGTCCGTCAGGCGATCCCGCCGATCCATCGTGGCGGTCGGCCGCTGGTGCTCGGTGCCGCCGGCATCACCCTGCTGACGCGCACCCTGCTGCGCCGGGTCGGACTGCGTCGGACAGGCGGGGTGGTCGGCCGATTCGGTCTGGCCGGCACCGCCGCGACCGCGCTGTTCTTCCGTGCTCCGGCCAGGGTGGCTCCCGCCACTCGCAACGCCGTCGTGGCCGCCGCTGACGGACTCATCGCCCTGGTCGACGAGGCCGTCCCGCCGATCGAGCTCGGCCTCGAGCCGGGCCCGCGGCCGCGGGTGTCGGTGTTCCTGTCGCTGCTGGACGTGCACGTCCAGCGGGTCCCGGTGGAAGGTGTCGTCACCAAGATCGCCTACCGGCCCGGCACGTTCCTCTCGGCGGATCTGGACAAGGCCTCCGAGGACAACGAACGCAACAGCATGCTGATCGCGGCGCCGGCCGGGGAGGTGGTGGTCACCCAGATCGCCGGCCTGCTGGCCAGGCGCATCGTCTGCGACCTGAAACCGGGCGCAGCGGCCCACCTCGGCAGCACCTACGGCCTGATCCGGTTCGGCTCACGGGTGGACGTCTACCTGCCGGTCGGCACCGAGATCGTCGTCCGCCCGGGCCAGCGCACCATCGGCGGCGAGACGCTGCTCGCCGTGTTGGACGGCACGCCCACGTGA
- the rfbC gene encoding dTDP-4-dehydrorhamnose 3,5-epimerase: MSDPRPFPHLVDLRISDTAIDGVHLITQKQITDGRGTIREFFRMSTYSGMLPAGRTWEQINVTRTHRGAIRGLHGEAMVKLIACISGEAFGVYLDARDDSPTRGTVLQVPLRPGTQVLVPAGVCNAFQATSGDGCEYLYCFTSEWTPGMVGVAYSPLDPGLGVEWPIPVDVTDTDQVSAKDAAAAPFFG, from the coding sequence GTGAGCGATCCGCGGCCCTTTCCGCACCTCGTAGACCTCCGGATCAGCGACACCGCCATCGACGGTGTGCACCTGATCACCCAGAAGCAGATCACCGACGGTCGCGGCACGATCCGGGAGTTCTTCCGGATGTCGACCTACTCCGGGATGCTGCCGGCCGGCCGGACCTGGGAGCAGATCAACGTCACCCGGACCCATCGGGGGGCGATCCGCGGGCTGCACGGCGAGGCGATGGTCAAGCTGATCGCCTGCATCTCCGGGGAGGCGTTCGGCGTCTACCTCGATGCCCGCGATGACTCACCCACCCGTGGCACGGTGCTGCAGGTACCGCTGCGCCCCGGTACCCAGGTGCTGGTGCCGGCCGGGGTCTGCAACGCCTTCCAGGCCACGTCGGGCGACGGTTGCGAGTACCTCTACTGCTTCACCAGTGAGTGGACGCCCGGGATGGTCGGCGTCGCCTACTCGCCGCTGGATCCCGGTCTCGGAGTCGAGTGGCCGATCCCGGTCGACGTCACCGACACCGACCAGGTCTCCGCCAAGGATGCCGCCGCGGCACCGTTCTTCGGCTGA